Proteins found in one Oncorhynchus gorbuscha isolate QuinsamMale2020 ecotype Even-year linkage group LG15, OgorEven_v1.0, whole genome shotgun sequence genomic segment:
- the LOC123997774 gene encoding fucolectin-4-like: MPLMPCHASNDCCHTNINGAEIRIGKSLQDNGIHNTLAGVITSIPAGRSLTLSWNKGIEGRYVAVVLPKTSTLVLCEVEVYGYLAPTGKNVALRGKATQSSLHGFGFAYNAIDGNRDNAMEHGSCTHTSGDLNPWWRLDLLNTYKVFSITITNRKNLSYSSRLNGAEIRIGDSLDDNNGNNNPRCAVISSIPAGLSSTFQCNGMEG, from the exons ATGCCTCTAATGCCATGTCATGCCTCTAATGACTGCTGCCACACAAATATCAACGGTGCTGAAATTCGCATTGGGAAATCCTTACAGGATAATGGCATTCACAACACACT AGCTGGGGTGATTACCTCCATTCCAGCAGGTAGATCTCTCACTCTGAGTTGGAACAAAGGTATTGAAGGACGTTATGTGGCTGTGGTTCTACCAAAGACGAGCACTCTAGTACTCTGTGAAGTGGAGGTTTATGGGTACCTCGCCCCAACTG GAAAGAATGTGGCTCTACGGGGAAAAGCCACCCAGTCGTCATTGCATGGGTTTGGGTTTGCTTACAATGCCATTGATGGGAACCGTGACAATGCTATGGAACACGGCTCCTGCACTCACACTTCTGGTGACCTTAACCCCTGGTGGCGATTGGACCTGCTTAATACCTACAAAGTGTTctccatcaccatcaccaacaGAAAGAATCTTTCTTATTCCAGCAGACTGAATGGTGCTGAGATCCGTATTGGAGACTCCTTGGACGACAACAATGGCAACAACAATCCCAG GTGTGCTGTGATCTCCTCTATTCCAGCGGGCTTATCCAGCACCTTCCAGTGTAACGGAATGGAGGGTTGA